The nucleotide sequence TTGAAAAGATTATCATCAAGAGATGGAAGTGAGAGGAAGGATATAGAGAGCTCAGAACAGCAGAaacaggaagaagaagaagaggaggtggCTATGAAGGAGGACTTGATCATCTTCCATGGTGGTGAGGATTTGACAATTTGTGATATTTTGGATGCTCCTGGTGAGGTTATTGGGAAGTCCAATTATGGAACTTTGTATAAGGCTTTGCTTCAGAGGAGCAACAAGGTGAGGCTTTTGAGGTTTCTGAGGCCAGTTTGCACCACAAGAGGTGAAGATTTGGATGAGATGATTCAGTTTCTTGGAAGGTTGAGGCACCCCAATTTGGTGCCTCTTCTTGGATTCTACACAGGTCCAAGGGGTGAGAAGCTACTTGTTCATCCTTTCTATAGGAATGGAAATCTGACTCAATTCATTAGAGGTAATGAATCTTTTGCTTGTTaaattcttcttttttgtttgaaatgTTCATTTGATGAAGTGTTCTGATTTTGTCAAGATAAGGATCTAGAAGGCATTCACAGTGCCTGATCTCCTGAAAATTTTTTAGATAATTCAATTATTCCATGTTTTGTTTGGTATCTCTAATTGAGATGAAGGATGTTGAATTATGGGAATTATGGAAGTTACAATGCTGAAGAAACAACCTATTTTGTCTTGTAACTCTTAATCTTAGTAGCTAAGTAATTCCCTATTTCTAAGTGCTTGATATTTGTTTCAACTTGAATCAAATAGTTCTGTTTTGCTTTGCTTTCTGTTTTTGCATTTTTAGTGAATATTTTGATCTGTTGGTAAACATTGCATTTTTCTTAATTGTACCCTTAGTTTGAACTAGTGATCAAATAGATAGATTTCAGAACTTGCTATTTGAATCATCAACCTACTCTTCCCCTATTTAAATAGGTCTCTTCCCCTATTTAGATAATTACTTTNNNNNNNNNNNNNNNNNNNNNNNNNNNNNNNNNNNNNNNNNNNNNNNNNNNNNNNNNNNNNNNNNNNNNNNNNNNNNNNNNNNNNNNNNNNNNNNNNNNNNNNNNNNNNNNNNNNNNNNNNNNNNNNNNNTTGAAAACTTTATGTTATAATTATTGATGAACAATGTTCACTTAACAGATGGAAATGGAGAGTGTTACAAATGGTCTAACATATGCAAAATATCCTACGGTATAGCCAAAGGATTAGAGCATCTTCACACTGGACTAGACAAACCAATCATCCATGGAAACCTCAAATCGAAAAACATCCTTTTGGATCGGTCTTACCAACCGTACATCTCAGATTCCAGCCTCCACCTTCTGCTGAATCCTACTGCCGGCCAAGAAATGCTCGAAAGCTCGGCTGCTCAAGGATACAAGCCACCAGAGCTCATCAAGATGAAGGATGCAAGTGAAGAGACTGATATATACAGCCTTGGTGTGATCTTCCTCGAATTGCTTTCGGGAAAGGAACCTATCAACGAGCATCCGACACCTGATGAGGATTTCTATCTTCCCAATTTCATGAGAAATGCTGTTCTTGCACATAGAACTGCTGATCTTTACCATCCAGCCATTCTCCTTAGAAACAGCAGAGATGACAAGAAGAATTCGGTCAGTGAAGAAAGCATTCTCAAGTTTTTCCAACTTGCAATGGCTTGTTGCTCCCCTTCACCTTCAGTTAGGC is from Arachis ipaensis cultivar K30076 chromosome B01, Araip1.1, whole genome shotgun sequence and encodes:
- the LOC107625433 gene encoding putative kinase-like protein TMKL1, which translates into the protein MKTTLMVILVLVLASATFLVIVALYVFLYLKRLSSRDGSERKDIESSEQQKQEEEEEEVAMKEDLIIFHGGEDLTICDILDAPGEVIGKSNYGTLYKALLQRSNKVRLLRFLRPVCTTRGEDLDEMIQFLGRLRHPNLVPLLGFYTGPRGEKLLVHPFYRNGNLTQFIRDGNGECYKWSNICKISYGIAKGLEHLHTGLDKPIIHGNLKSKNILLDRSYQPYISDSSLHLLLNPTAGQEMLESSAAQGYKPPELIKMKDASEETDIYSLGVIFLELLSGKEPINEHPTPDEDFYLPNFMRNAVLAHRTADLYHPAILLRNSRDDKKNSVSEESILKFFQLAMACCSPSPSVRPNIKLVLRKLEEIIH